Proteins from one Monodelphis domestica isolate mMonDom1 chromosome 6, mMonDom1.pri, whole genome shotgun sequence genomic window:
- the DSPP gene encoding dentin sialophosphoprotein: protein METTKETEKVNDAFRIKGDDIISDKGYGKDMAGKFNNEPVGNNLKINLGGKGGPSNTGSESNSDGYDESYDFDNESMQRDDPDSTNDDAKSESEDISNSKSNDSEEPDESIGDSNGSDSPEGDEDSDSASDTNDSDSTHHGSNSGDNSNGNGGSDSNDSDSKSDIDNKSDSNDSSDSSDSSDNSDSSDSSDSSDSSDSSDSSDSSDSSDSSDSSDSSDSSDSSDSSDSSDSSDSSDSSDSSDSSDSSDSSDSSDSSDSSDSSDSSESSDSSDSKSDSSDSSDSSDSSDSSDSSDSSDSSDSSDSSDSKSDSSDSSDSDSSGSDSKSDSSDSDSKSDSSDSESSSDSSDSSDSDSKSDSSDSSDSDSKSDSSDSSDSSDSDSKSDSSDSSDSSDSDSKSDSNDSSDSSDSSDSSDSDSKSDSSDSSDSSDSDSKSDSSDSSDSSDSDSKSDSSDSSDSESSSDGSDSSDSDSKSDSSDSSDSSDSSDSSDSKSDSSDSSSSDDDSTSDSDNNNHQGKGKSNNRNDSDSDSDSSVSEGSDSNHSTSDD, encoded by the coding sequence ATGGAAACTactaaagaaactgagaaagtaAATGATGCTTTTAGAATTAAAGGAGATGACATTATTTCTGACAAAGGATATGGAAAGGATATGGCAGGGAAGTTTAACAATGAACCTGTTGGAAACAACCtgaaaattaatcttggaggcaAAGGTGGACCCAGCAACACTGGCAGTGAAAGCAATAGTGATGGATATGATGAGAGCTATGATTTTGACAATGAATCTATGCAAAGAGATGACCCTGATAGCACTAATGATGATGCCAAGTCTGAAAGTGAGGATATTAGTAATAGTAAGAGCAATGATTCTGAGGAACCTGATGAATCAATTGGTGATAGCAATGGCAGTGACTCACCAGAAGGAGATGAAGATAGTGACAGTGCATCAGACACTAATGATAGTGATAGTACTCATCATGGCAGCAATAGTGGTGACAATAGTAATGGAAATGGTGGTAGTGATAGTAATGACAGTGATAGCAAATCTGATATTGATAACAAATCTGATAGCAATGACAGTAGTGACAGCAGTGATAGCAGTGATAACAGTGATAGCAGTGACAGTAGTGATAGCAGTGATAGCAGTGACAGCAGTGATAGTAGTGACAGCAGTGACAGTAGTGACAGCAGTGATAGCAGTGACAGTAGTGATAGCAGTGATAGTAGTGACAGCAGTGATAGCAGTGACAGCAGTGATAGCAGTGACAGTAGTGACAGCAGTGACAGTAGTGACAGCAGTGATAGCAGTGACAGCAGTGATAGTAGTGACAGCAGTGACAGTAGTGATAGTAGTGAAAGCAGTGACAGTAGTGATAGCAAGTCTGATAGCAGTGACAGCAGTGATAGCAGTGACAGCAGTGATAGCAGTGACAGCAGTGATAGCAGTGATAGTAGTGACAGCAGTGATAGTAGTGATAGTAAATCTGATAGCAGTGACAGCAGTGATAGTGACAGCAGTGGTAGTGACAGCAAATCTGATAGCAGTGATAGTGATAGCAAATCTGATAGCAGTGATAGTGAAAGTAGTTCTGATAGCAGTGACAGCAGTGATAGTGATAGTAAATCTGATAGCAGTGACAGCAGTGATAGTGACAGCAAATCTGATAGCAGTGACAGTAGTGACAGCAGTGATAGTGACAGCAAATCTGATAGCAGTGACAGTAGTGACAGCAGTGATAGTGACAGCAAATCTGATAGCAATGACAGCAGTGACAGCAGTGATAGCAGTGACAGCAGTGATAGTGACAGCAAATCTGATAGCAGTGACAGTAGTGACAGTAGTGATAGTGACAGCAAATCTGATAGCAGTGACAGCAGTGATAGCAGTGATAGTGATAGCAAATCTGATAGCAGTGATAGTAGTGATAGTGAAAGCAGTTCTGATGGCAGTGACAGCAGTGATAGTGATAGCAAATCTGATAGCAGTGATAGTAGTGACAGTAGTGATAGCAGTGACAGTAGTGACAGCAAATCTGATAGCAGTGACAGCAGTAGCAGTGATGATGACAGTACATCTGATAGTGATAATAACAACCATCAGGGCAAGGGCAAGTCTAATAACAGAAATGACAGTGACAGTGACAGTGACAGCAGTGTCAGTGAAGGCAGTGACAGTAACCATTCAACAAGTGATGATTAG
- the LOC103092144 gene encoding dentin sialophosphoprotein encodes MKTIIIFFILVTAEAIPVSQNRPQEKYAFNKPVDLDCPGKPEVTKQDQITVNVTAKGSNETNEDLTHQDEKSMQLNKNGSSKGEEEVIKNAETGEKGYYTSLKLAKGEGYTGDIHEEKIYPETLDRDENGDNDLINGLKGSIYKAGNVTHNNNETTTRNVKEENVTNTNQIEVTSVQQENINKSRGNEDEGNGNTDKNEDGLIEKNPYKGDGNGDNQTKAPTGKNETKNVNGEDESWNDIDGGASGNGDDTYEENGSGDDEGEKAEEKNESTADNRDSGFPSNEAPDNGNDYDSDNSLSKASSDANEEDETGDNDDFLHGENTSKSDENHDNTVEVTMELTLPLKGGKSGLNEESGPIVINKIQEKVGFSIRIISLSLSSQLDGNIFFSKSFPPNQSKTAFSYFDLPCYSN; translated from the exons atgaagactATCATAATTTTCTTCATCTTGGTAACAGCAGAGGCCATTCCG GTTTCTCAGAACAGACCCCAAGAGAAATATGCTTTTAATAAACCTGTGGATTTAGATTGTCCAGGAAAACCAGAAGTGACCAAACAG GATCAGATAACTGTCAATGTCACTGCCAAAGGAAGTAATGAAACAAATGAAGACCTCACACATCAAGATGAAAAAAGCATGCaactaaataaaaatggaagtagcaaaggagaggaggaagttaTTAAGAATGCAGAGACAGGAGAAAAGGGATATTATACCAGTCTCAAATTAGCCAAAGGGGAGGGATATACTGGAGATATACATGAGGAAAAAATCTATCCAGAAACATTAGACAGAGATGAGAATGGAGACAATGacttaataaatggtttaaaAGGCAGCATTTATAAGGCAGGAAATGTCactcataataataatgaaaccACTACTAGAAATGTCAAAGAAGAGAATGTTACCAACACAAATCAAATTGAAGTTACTAGTGTCCAGCAAGAAAATATAAACAAGAGTAGAGGCAATGaagatgaaggaaatggaaacactGATAAAAATGAGGATGGTCTAATTGAAAAAAACCCTTACAAAGGAGATGGGAATGGAGATAATCAAACCAAGGCTCCAACtggaaaaaatgaaactaaaaatgTCAATGGAGAAGATGAAAGCTGGAATGACATCGATGGTGGTGCTAGTGGCAATGGAGATGATACCTATGAAGAAAATGGTTCTGGTGATGATGAGGGAGAAAAagcagaggagaaaaatgaaagcacTGCTGATAATAGGGATTCAGGCTTTCCTAGTAATGAGGCTCCAGATAATGGAAATGATTATGACAGTGATAATAGCTTAAGCAAAGCTTCAAGTGATGCTAATGAAGAAGATGAAACTGGAGACAATGACGATTTCCTCcatggagaaaatacttcaaagagTGATGAAAATCATGATAATACTGTGGAAGTTACCATGGAACTGACTTTACCCCTTAAAGGTGGTAAAAGTGGACTAAATGAAGAATCAGGTCCTATTGTCAttaacaaaattcaagaaaaggtAGGTTTTAGCATCAGAatcatttctttatctttgtctAGTCAGTTAgatggaaacatttttttctcaaaaagttTTCCTCCAAATCAATCAAAAACTGCATTCTCCTACTTTGACCTTCCATGCTACTCAAATTAA